The Carnobacterium mobile DSM 4848 genome includes a window with the following:
- a CDS encoding efflux RND transporter periplasmic adaptor subunit: protein MNTKKAIGILAALIVVGFIGYSIFGTSAKEEAISVRTGKTANETIVETLSTTGTLEAEQTQEIFGQGLVTEVDVAVGDQVEENDRLVLYQDGTAQTANFDGTVTNVNVVSDEADLSAQTGEAAITLADLSDLKVTVQLTKSDAPLVKKDQAVTLSNGSETYSGKVTHIDPVATTIMSQTGNTTALAATIGFDTPPKDVFAGFDIDAEITTNTAENAIALPIEALLYNDKNKPFVYVIEKGTARAQLIDIGIQSDTKVEVKDGLTADQTVILSPDEKIKDGVSVSAK, encoded by the coding sequence ATGAATACAAAAAAAGCAATTGGTATTCTGGCAGCCTTGATTGTAGTAGGTTTCATTGGCTACAGTATTTTCGGCACTTCTGCTAAAGAAGAAGCTATTTCAGTCAGAACCGGAAAAACAGCAAATGAGACAATCGTTGAAACTCTTTCAACTACAGGAACTTTAGAAGCTGAACAAACACAAGAAATCTTTGGGCAAGGTCTTGTTACTGAGGTCGATGTAGCTGTCGGAGATCAAGTAGAAGAAAACGATCGGCTAGTTCTTTATCAAGACGGAACAGCACAAACAGCTAATTTTGACGGAACTGTAACCAATGTCAACGTTGTCTCTGATGAAGCCGATTTAAGTGCACAGACCGGCGAAGCAGCTATTACATTAGCTGACTTAAGTGATTTAAAAGTAACTGTCCAATTAACTAAGTCTGATGCCCCATTAGTTAAAAAAGATCAAGCCGTTACCCTATCTAATGGTTCAGAAACTTATTCAGGAAAAGTAACCCATATTGATCCAGTCGCTACGACTATTATGAGTCAAACCGGAAATACCACTGCATTAGCTGCTACTATCGGATTCGATACCCCACCTAAGGATGTATTTGCCGGATTTGATATTGACGCTGAAATTACCACTAATACAGCTGAAAATGCTATCGCTTTGCCTATTGAAGCCTTGCTTTATAACGATAAAAACAAACCATTTGTCTACGTTATCGAAAAGGGAACAGCACGTGCACAATTGATCGACATTGGCATCCAATCTGATACCAAAGTTGAAGTGAAAGATGGCTTAACTGCCGATCAAACTGTCATCTTATCTCCTGATGAAAAAATCAAAGATGGCGTTTCAGTATCAGCAAAATAG
- a CDS encoding cation-translocating P-type ATPase, protein MDKDNAKKEQLKETFFTQSESTVLKHMQSSKEGLTSQEAEKRLAEYGSNQLDEGKSKSLLMKFLEQFKDFMIIVLLAAALISGIFGDVTDSIIILVVVVLNAVLGVFQEAKAEEAINALREMSSPEARVRRDGAVISLKSDQLVPGDIVLLEAGNIVPADLRLIEIASLQIEESGLTGESVPVDKELTIVEDAKAGIGDRTNMAYMNSNVTYGRGEGVVVGTGMDTEVGQIALMLASTEETMTPLQENLNRLGKYLTVAILVIAGVMFVVGMLNGREWLDMLLTSISLAVAAIPEGLPAIVTIILALGTQKMAKRKALVRKLPAVETLGSTDIICSDKTGTLTMNKMTVEKMYVNGQLEDNKADFDITSPTLRSMVYANDTQIAGDGTLIGDPTETALIQFALDKGVDVQAQLAKEPRVAEIPFDSERKLMTTIHKQSDGKFLVAVKGAPDELLKRCTKVDAHHTVEPMDEQTRQAILETNHHLATQALRVLMMAYKVVDQMPNEVTSESVEQDLVFAGMTGMIDPERAEAKEAVKVAREAGIRPIMITGDHRDTAEAIAKRLGILEEGQKHGVITGAELNEISDEDFATQVKDFSVYARVSPQHKVRIVKAWQKAGKIVAMTGDGVNDAPALKTADIGIGMGITGTEVSKGASDMVLADDNFSTIVVAVEEGRKVFSNIQKSIQYLLSANLGEVLTLFIATLLGWSILAPVHILWINLVTDTFPAIALGLEPAEADSMKKPPRGKKATFFSNGVLGAVIYQGILEGGITLFVYWWATHYPVHVGNNELIHMDALTMAFVTLGMLQLFHSFNVKSVEKSLFTVGIFKNKMFNLAILTSGALLAAVVVVPGLNDAFKVSHLDWHQWLIVLGASFSIIPLVEIIKLGIRTFKK, encoded by the coding sequence ATGGATAAGGACAATGCAAAAAAAGAACAGCTGAAAGAAACTTTTTTTACACAAAGTGAATCAACTGTATTGAAACATATGCAGTCATCTAAGGAGGGTTTGACTTCTCAAGAAGCAGAAAAAAGGCTTGCTGAATATGGATCCAACCAATTAGATGAAGGGAAAAGCAAAAGTTTATTGATGAAGTTTCTAGAACAATTTAAAGACTTCATGATTATTGTTTTACTGGCAGCTGCATTGATTTCTGGTATTTTTGGAGATGTAACAGACTCTATTATTATTCTTGTAGTAGTGGTATTGAATGCTGTTTTAGGAGTGTTCCAAGAAGCAAAAGCTGAAGAAGCCATTAACGCGCTGAGGGAAATGTCGTCGCCTGAAGCTCGTGTAAGAAGAGACGGAGCCGTAATTTCGTTAAAAAGCGACCAGCTGGTTCCTGGAGATATCGTCTTATTAGAAGCTGGAAACATTGTACCCGCTGATTTGCGTTTGATTGAAATAGCTTCTTTGCAGATAGAAGAGTCAGGACTGACGGGAGAATCCGTTCCTGTAGACAAAGAACTGACGATTGTGGAAGATGCTAAAGCGGGAATCGGCGACCGTACAAATATGGCTTACATGAATAGCAACGTTACGTATGGGCGAGGAGAAGGCGTAGTTGTTGGGACTGGCATGGATACGGAAGTCGGACAAATAGCTCTTATGCTGGCTTCAACAGAAGAAACCATGACACCGCTGCAAGAAAACTTAAACCGATTAGGCAAATACTTAACTGTCGCTATCTTAGTGATCGCTGGGGTCATGTTTGTTGTCGGTATGCTGAATGGAAGAGAATGGCTGGATATGCTGTTGACTTCTATTTCATTGGCAGTTGCGGCTATTCCTGAAGGACTGCCAGCAATCGTTACAATTATTCTCGCTTTAGGAACACAGAAAATGGCTAAACGGAAAGCTCTTGTCCGGAAATTGCCGGCAGTCGAAACATTAGGCAGCACAGACATTATCTGTTCGGATAAAACGGGAACGCTGACGATGAATAAAATGACTGTTGAAAAGATGTACGTCAACGGACAATTAGAAGATAACAAAGCAGATTTTGATATAACTTCGCCAACATTGCGCTCAATGGTCTATGCTAACGATACACAAATAGCTGGTGACGGAACATTGATCGGTGATCCGACTGAAACAGCATTGATTCAATTTGCTCTTGATAAAGGAGTCGATGTTCAAGCACAATTAGCAAAAGAACCGCGGGTAGCAGAAATTCCATTTGATTCAGAACGGAAATTGATGACAACGATCCATAAGCAATCCGATGGTAAGTTTTTGGTTGCTGTCAAAGGTGCACCGGATGAATTGTTAAAAAGGTGTACAAAAGTCGATGCCCATCATACAGTTGAGCCGATGGATGAACAAACACGACAAGCCATACTAGAAACGAATCATCATCTAGCTACACAAGCACTGCGTGTCTTAATGATGGCCTATAAAGTTGTAGACCAAATGCCGAATGAGGTTACTTCAGAAAGTGTGGAACAAGATTTAGTTTTTGCTGGAATGACTGGTATGATCGATCCGGAACGTGCAGAAGCTAAAGAAGCTGTAAAAGTAGCACGCGAAGCAGGTATCCGGCCAATCATGATCACTGGAGATCACCGCGATACAGCAGAAGCCATTGCTAAAAGACTAGGTATCTTAGAAGAAGGACAAAAACACGGTGTGATTACTGGAGCTGAATTGAATGAGATCAGTGATGAAGATTTTGCCACTCAAGTAAAAGACTTTTCTGTTTATGCTCGAGTTTCTCCGCAGCATAAAGTTAGAATCGTTAAAGCTTGGCAAAAAGCCGGTAAAATCGTTGCTATGACAGGTGACGGAGTGAATGATGCCCCGGCATTGAAAACCGCCGATATTGGTATTGGGATGGGAATCACTGGAACAGAAGTATCAAAAGGGGCAAGCGACATGGTTTTAGCCGATGATAACTTTTCAACGATTGTTGTCGCCGTTGAAGAAGGAAGAAAAGTTTTTTCAAATATCCAAAAATCGATTCAATACCTATTGTCTGCGAACTTAGGCGAAGTTTTAACCTTGTTTATTGCCACTCTTTTAGGGTGGAGCATTTTGGCGCCAGTTCATATCTTATGGATCAATTTAGTGACGGATACTTTCCCGGCGATTGCTTTGGGATTGGAACCGGCTGAGGCCGACAGTATGAAAAAACCGCCGCGCGGCAAGAAAGCGACTTTCTTTTCGAATGGAGTGCTGGGAGCAGTCATCTATCAAGGAATCCTCGAAGGCGGTATCACGTTATTTGTTTACTGGTGGGCCACACACTATCCAGTCCATGTAGGAAATAACGAATTGATCCATATGGACGCTTTAACAATGGCATTCGTTACATTAGGCATGCTGCAATTGTTCCATTCATTTAATGTGAAATCAGTTGAGAAATCTCTGTTTACAGTTGGTATCTTTAAAAATAAAATGTTTAATTTAGCCATACTCACTTCAGGCGCTTTATTGGCAGCAGTAGTAGTAGTTCCCGGGTTGAATGATGCCTTTAAAGTGAGCCATCTGGATTGGCATCAATGGCTGATTGTTTTAGGCGCTTCATTTTCAATTATTCCGTTAGTTGAAATCATTAAATTAGGTATTCGGACATTTAAAAAATAA
- a CDS encoding L-cystine transporter: protein MTNLYIVIALFLFVAVIYSFWRLQKKHVKFSTRVFIALGSGIVFGALLQLLFGATGDVTTGAIEWINIVGTGYVRFLQMLIMPLIFVSIVGAFTKIEGTKDLGKISITVLTTLLATTAIAALVGISSVMLFNLDGAEFVQGEAETAQIAALDERQEAVADLSIPEQVVNFIPSNVFADLSNSRSTSTIAVVIFSAFVGVAYLGVNKKDPENGAFFEKIIKSLYAIVMRIVTLVLRLTPYGVFALMTKALATSDFNALLNLGKFVVASYAAIIVMFLIHMLILLGVKVSPVQYLKKTWTVLSFAFTSRSSAGALPLNIETQTKALGVDDASANFSGTFGMSIGQNGCAGVYPAMLAAIVAPTMGIDLFSPTYILTIVAVVTISSFGVAGVGGGATFAALIVLGALDLPVAIVGLVISVEPVIDMARTLLNVNDSILAGIISSKRIKRFDAAMFNDDEAIVKSDM from the coding sequence ATGACAAATCTTTATATTGTTATTGCATTATTTTTATTTGTAGCTGTCATTTATAGTTTTTGGCGTCTGCAAAAGAAACACGTTAAATTTTCAACACGTGTTTTTATCGCTCTAGGTTCAGGGATTGTATTTGGAGCTCTGCTTCAATTGCTTTTTGGAGCCACAGGAGACGTTACAACAGGAGCCATTGAGTGGATCAATATTGTCGGAACAGGGTATGTGCGCTTTTTACAAATGCTCATTATGCCGCTGATTTTTGTCTCAATCGTAGGAGCTTTCACAAAAATTGAAGGTACCAAAGACTTAGGGAAAATCAGTATCACAGTTTTAACGACATTGCTAGCGACGACTGCTATTGCAGCTTTAGTCGGGATTTCCAGTGTGATGTTGTTTAATTTGGACGGAGCAGAATTTGTCCAAGGAGAGGCTGAAACGGCACAGATTGCAGCGTTGGATGAGCGTCAAGAAGCAGTAGCGGACTTATCTATTCCAGAACAAGTAGTAAACTTCATTCCATCGAATGTTTTTGCCGACTTATCCAATTCTCGTTCAACAAGTACCATCGCAGTTGTCATCTTTTCAGCTTTCGTAGGAGTTGCTTATCTAGGGGTAAATAAAAAAGACCCAGAAAACGGCGCTTTTTTTGAAAAAATCATCAAGAGTTTATATGCCATCGTTATGCGGATCGTGACATTGGTATTAAGGTTAACACCATATGGGGTTTTTGCATTAATGACAAAAGCTTTAGCAACAAGTGATTTTAATGCTTTATTGAATCTAGGAAAATTTGTAGTAGCTTCTTATGCGGCCATTATTGTGATGTTCTTAATTCATATGTTGATTTTATTGGGTGTGAAAGTAAGTCCAGTCCAATACTTGAAGAAAACGTGGACTGTTTTAAGCTTCGCCTTTACTTCACGTTCAAGTGCCGGTGCTTTGCCGTTGAATATTGAAACGCAAACCAAAGCTTTAGGTGTTGATGATGCTTCGGCAAACTTTTCTGGCACATTCGGTATGTCGATCGGACAAAATGGTTGTGCGGGAGTTTACCCTGCTATGTTGGCGGCAATCGTTGCGCCAACGATGGGAATCGATCTTTTCAGCCCAACCTATATTTTGACGATCGTAGCTGTTGTCACGATTAGTTCATTTGGCGTTGCCGGAGTCGGCGGCGGAGCAACATTTGCTGCTTTGATCGTTTTAGGAGCTTTGGACTTGCCGGTAGCTATTGTCGGTTTAGTTATTTCGGTTGAACCGGTCATTGATATGGCTCGGACATTGTTAAATGTAAATGACAGCATCTTAGCTGGAATTATTTCATCAAAACGAATCAAACGTTTTGATGCAGCGATGTTTAATGATGACGAAGCGATCGTTAAATCAGATATGTAA
- a CDS encoding ABC transporter ATP-binding protein produces MIELKNIVKTYQTGDEKLVALDNISLTIGKGEFTSIMGPSGSGKSTMMNILGLLDHFDSGTYFLNGENVSNLSDNQGAHVRNKEIGFVFQSFNLMPRMTILENVELPMVYAGVPAKERKQRALKALERVGLSDRVKHKPNEISGGQKQRVAIARAIVNEPSVLMADEPTGNLDSKTTIDILRIFQELNAEGTTIVMVTHEPEVAIYTKRIVSFFDGTLQDDRLQKPKML; encoded by the coding sequence ATGATTGAATTAAAAAATATCGTCAAAACGTATCAAACAGGAGATGAAAAACTTGTGGCGTTAGATAATATCTCCTTGACCATTGGAAAAGGCGAGTTTACTTCTATTATGGGCCCCAGCGGATCTGGAAAATCAACAATGATGAATATATTAGGTTTATTGGATCATTTTGATTCAGGAACTTATTTTTTAAACGGAGAGAATGTCAGCAACTTAAGTGATAATCAAGGCGCTCATGTCCGAAACAAAGAAATTGGTTTTGTTTTTCAATCCTTTAACTTAATGCCTCGAATGACGATCCTAGAAAATGTAGAATTGCCTATGGTTTATGCAGGTGTCCCCGCTAAAGAACGTAAACAGCGGGCTTTAAAAGCACTAGAACGTGTGGGGTTAAGTGATCGAGTAAAGCACAAACCAAACGAAATCTCAGGTGGTCAAAAACAGCGAGTAGCTATTGCCCGCGCTATTGTGAACGAACCTTCTGTTCTAATGGCAGATGAGCCTACCGGTAATTTAGATTCTAAGACGACTATTGATATATTGCGTATATTTCAAGAATTAAATGCTGAAGGAACGACTATTGTAATGGTCACACACGAACCGGAAGTCGCCATTTATACTAAACGCATTGTGTCGTTTTTTGATGGAACTCTCCAAGATGATCGTCTCCAAAAGCCAAAAATGTTATAG
- a CDS encoding ABC transporter permease, whose protein sequence is MNIKENFKMAIDSIFANKMRSFLTMLGIIIGIAAVIAILAVGNGATSEITGTFDDLGASTISVSLSDEASSSDAFTDEDLKALKASIPAITHISPDKTIRASAKSEFETRTALALSGTPDMQYTNQTMDSTLVYGRYFNQTDYQDAKNVAVVSEDTAKALFNERTNVVGETLQLSGEAGNNLRLMIVGVVKGTFEDLQGSFDLSQMPIYLAVPLTTMEKLNPEATTMDSLTVQVTDKEAIGPVSTQIVRLLETRHNSLGKDYYTATNFLQALDQVNSVLSLFVNFIAAVAAIALLVGGIGVMNIMLVSVTERTREIGTRKALGATTGTILMQFLMESIILSLIGGIIGLVLGILLANGVAGALNIVPNITLTSVVLVLLFSTAVGVFFGIYPARKAAKLDPIEALRYE, encoded by the coding sequence TTGAATATTAAAGAAAATTTTAAAATGGCCATTGACAGTATTTTCGCAAATAAAATGCGTTCTTTCTTGACCATGCTGGGAATCATCATCGGGATCGCAGCCGTTATTGCTATCTTAGCTGTTGGTAATGGAGCTACTTCTGAAATCACTGGGACATTTGATGATTTAGGCGCTTCGACTATTTCTGTGTCATTGAGTGATGAAGCTTCTAGCAGCGATGCCTTTACGGATGAAGATCTTAAAGCTTTAAAAGCGTCCATTCCGGCTATCACCCATATTTCTCCTGACAAAACTATTCGTGCATCTGCAAAATCTGAATTTGAGACCCGTACTGCTCTAGCATTAAGCGGAACTCCTGATATGCAGTATACAAATCAAACAATGGATAGTACGTTGGTTTACGGGCGCTATTTCAATCAGACAGATTATCAAGATGCTAAAAATGTAGCCGTGGTCAGTGAAGATACCGCAAAAGCCTTGTTTAATGAACGGACAAATGTAGTCGGTGAAACGCTGCAACTCAGCGGAGAAGCCGGAAACAATTTACGCTTAATGATCGTTGGTGTTGTAAAAGGAACATTTGAAGATTTGCAAGGATCATTTGATCTTAGCCAAATGCCGATTTATTTAGCGGTACCTTTAACAACGATGGAGAAACTAAATCCAGAAGCCACTACAATGGATAGCTTAACTGTTCAAGTAACTGATAAAGAAGCTATCGGACCAGTTTCAACTCAAATCGTGCGTTTATTGGAAACACGTCATAATTCTTTAGGAAAAGATTATTATACTGCTACTAACTTTTTACAAGCTTTAGACCAAGTAAATTCTGTCTTAAGTTTGTTTGTTAATTTCATTGCTGCAGTTGCTGCAATCGCCTTATTAGTTGGCGGCATTGGAGTAATGAATATTATGTTAGTTTCCGTTACAGAACGTACCCGTGAAATTGGAACCCGTAAAGCGCTTGGTGCGACTACTGGAACCATTTTGATGCAATTCTTAATGGAATCGATTATTTTAAGTTTGATTGGTGGTATCATCGGACTGGTATTGGGTATTCTATTGGCAAATGGAGTAGCCGGAGCTTTAAATATTGTTCCAAATATCACGCTCACTTCGGTTGTTCTAGTCTTGCTTTTCTCTACTGCTGTAGGTGTATTTTTTGGCATCTACCCTGCACGAAAAGCTGCAAAATTGGATCCAATTGAAGCACTTAGATACGAATAA
- a CDS encoding MGMT family protein, translated as MTPFTEQVLCILKHIPAGKVMTYGQVAALAGSPRGARQVVRILHSMSKKHDLPWHRVINAKGEIGLTDPEGKFTQKEKLMAEGIHFMTSGTIDLTTYRYQPLFQNEDEKSTTVEKC; from the coding sequence ATGACGCCTTTCACCGAACAGGTTCTTTGCATTTTGAAGCACATTCCAGCCGGAAAAGTAATGACTTATGGACAAGTAGCAGCACTCGCCGGTAGCCCAAGAGGTGCACGTCAAGTTGTCAGGATATTGCATTCTATGAGTAAAAAGCACGATCTGCCTTGGCATCGAGTGATCAATGCTAAAGGAGAAATTGGATTGACTGATCCGGAAGGGAAGTTCACTCAGAAAGAGAAATTAATGGCTGAAGGAATACATTTTATGACGTCTGGGACAATCGATCTAACAACCTACCGTTATCAGCCTTTATTTCAAAACGAAGACGAAAAATCAACGACCGTTGAAAAGTGCTAA
- a CDS encoding NCS2 family permease has protein sequence MENFFKLKENETTVSTEVMAGVTTFFAMSYIIFVNPAILSLTGMPSQAVFLATLIASAIGTLVMGLFANVPYAQAPGMGLNAFFTYTVVFALGFTWQEALAMVFICGLFNIFITVTKIRKLIIKSIPELIQHAIGGGIGVFVAYIGIKNAGFLKFTSETPNIQSVNNASFDAAATTYEGGITSVVTDGGIVPGLVDFTSKGTLLALIGLIITVVLIVLNVRGAVLIGIIATTLIGIPMGIVDLSAISDPDNSLGNAFSELTVTFGAAFGSEGMQALFSDVTRLPLVLMTIFAFSLSDIFDTIGTFIGTGRKTGIFTAEDEAALDNSSGVKSKMDKALFADAIATSVGAIFGTSNTTTFVESAAGIGAGGRTGLTSVVVAVLFLLASFFSSLIAIVPTQATAPSLIIVGIMMMSSFLEIKWDDLEEAIPAFFTSIFMGLAYSISYGIAAGFIFFVIVKVAKNKTYEIHPVLWISTGLFILNFIVLAFI, from the coding sequence ATGGAAAATTTTTTTAAATTGAAAGAAAACGAAACAACTGTTTCAACAGAAGTCATGGCAGGTGTCACTACTTTTTTTGCGATGTCCTATATTATATTTGTTAACCCCGCAATTTTATCGTTAACGGGCATGCCTTCACAAGCTGTCTTTTTAGCTACACTGATTGCATCTGCAATCGGTACATTGGTTATGGGACTTTTTGCAAATGTCCCTTATGCCCAAGCTCCCGGTATGGGATTGAATGCTTTTTTTACATATACAGTCGTTTTTGCTTTAGGTTTTACTTGGCAAGAAGCCTTAGCAATGGTCTTTATTTGTGGACTATTTAATATTTTTATTACGGTAACAAAAATACGAAAATTGATCATCAAATCGATTCCCGAATTAATCCAACATGCGATTGGCGGAGGGATCGGGGTATTCGTTGCGTATATCGGCATTAAAAATGCAGGTTTTCTAAAGTTTACTTCTGAGACTCCAAATATCCAATCTGTCAATAATGCTTCTTTTGATGCTGCAGCGACTACTTATGAAGGCGGCATTACAAGCGTGGTAACAGATGGCGGCATCGTTCCGGGACTAGTAGATTTCACTAGTAAGGGTACTTTATTGGCTTTGATTGGCTTGATCATCACAGTGGTATTGATTGTTTTAAATGTCCGAGGGGCAGTTTTGATTGGAATCATTGCTACGACACTGATCGGTATTCCGATGGGGATTGTAGATTTATCTGCCATCTCGGATCCTGATAATTCATTAGGAAATGCTTTTTCTGAGTTAACAGTAACGTTTGGCGCTGCATTCGGATCAGAAGGTATGCAGGCGCTATTCTCAGATGTTACTCGTTTGCCATTAGTATTGATGACGATTTTTGCTTTCAGTTTATCGGATATTTTTGATACGATCGGGACATTTATTGGAACAGGACGTAAAACAGGAATTTTTACTGCAGAAGATGAAGCAGCTTTAGACAATAGTTCAGGTGTCAAATCAAAAATGGATAAAGCTTTGTTTGCAGATGCGATTGCAACTTCTGTAGGGGCAATTTTTGGGACTTCTAATACGACTACGTTTGTTGAAAGCGCAGCTGGAATTGGAGCAGGCGGACGGACCGGCTTGACTAGTGTGGTGGTAGCGGTTCTTTTCTTGTTAGCTAGTTTTTTCTCTTCTCTTATCGCGATCGTTCCTACACAAGCCACTGCGCCTTCGCTGATTATTGTCGGTATCATGATGATGTCTTCATTCTTGGAAATCAAATGGGATGATTTAGAAGAAGCGATTCCAGCATTTTTCACTTCCATTTTTATGGGATTGGCTTACAGTATTTCTTATGGAATTGCAGCTGGTTTTATTTTTTTTGTTATTGTAAAAGTAGCTAAAAATAAAACCTATGAAATTCATCCTGTTTTATGGATCTCTACTGGTTTGTTTATTTTAAACTTCATCGTCTTAGCCTTTATTTAA
- a CDS encoding metallophosphoesterase yields MKKELFAIGDVHGQINLFQEMLTHWNEATQQLLLIGDLGDRGENPKACFVLANELVEEKGAIWLKGNHEEMLLDFLEHPEDNYDLYLLNGGMQTLETFLHPGLNDEYSPTEIAMLMISHYPTLKERLKNLPLYFEWGDFVFVHAGVDLSKKDWKKTNPRDFVWIREPFHTMKNKTGKTIVFGHTLTPALYGDNKTTDLWIQDNKIGIDGGAVYGGALHGVVFDSEKLLQDYKLVNQGYVWDGRV; encoded by the coding sequence ATGAAAAAAGAACTATTTGCAATTGGCGATGTTCATGGACAGATCAATCTTTTTCAAGAAATGCTGACACATTGGAATGAAGCTACTCAGCAATTGCTATTGATTGGAGACTTGGGTGACCGCGGAGAGAATCCAAAAGCTTGTTTTGTATTGGCTAATGAATTAGTTGAAGAAAAAGGCGCGATTTGGCTGAAAGGCAATCACGAAGAAATGCTTCTGGATTTTCTAGAACATCCAGAAGATAATTACGATTTGTATCTACTAAATGGCGGCATGCAGACTTTAGAAACCTTTTTGCATCCTGGGTTAAATGATGAGTACTCTCCGACTGAAATTGCTATGCTGATGATCAGTCATTACCCTACTTTAAAAGAACGGTTAAAAAACTTACCGTTGTATTTTGAATGGGGAGATTTTGTGTTTGTGCATGCAGGTGTAGATTTATCTAAGAAAGATTGGAAAAAGACAAACCCAAGAGATTTCGTTTGGATTCGCGAGCCGTTTCATACGATGAAGAATAAGACAGGAAAGACAATTGTTTTTGGCCATACACTTACTCCTGCTCTTTACGGAGACAATAAAACAACTGATTTATGGATACAAGATAATAAAATCGGGATTGATGGCGGTGCCGTTTATGGCGGAGCCTTGCACGGCGTAGTTTTTGACTCGGAAAAATTACTGCAAGACTACAAGCTAGTAAATCAAGGATATGTTTGGGATGGACGCGTTTGA
- a CDS encoding DUF6884 domain-containing protein, which yields MFIIPSGKPKIWDKNPEIKTVPANEAYTGTFHKLCRQYVEQFGLEYVILSPFYGFLRPSDAVPHTYDVRFTLKGVNANTIQLETLKKQWQSLAVKETAITVLGGKKFVFLMNSIVSEETTLSFPLINRGGIGMMQQALKEGIQRQQPLL from the coding sequence ATGTTCATTATCCCTAGCGGAAAACCTAAAATTTGGGATAAAAATCCAGAGATAAAAACAGTTCCGGCCAACGAAGCCTATACAGGAACTTTTCACAAGCTTTGTCGACAATATGTAGAACAGTTCGGACTTGAGTATGTGATACTCTCTCCTTTCTATGGCTTTTTAAGGCCAAGTGATGCAGTTCCTCATACCTATGATGTCCGTTTCACCTTAAAAGGTGTGAATGCAAACACGATTCAATTGGAAACGTTGAAAAAACAATGGCAAAGTTTAGCTGTAAAAGAAACTGCCATCACTGTCCTAGGTGGTAAAAAATTTGTTTTCTTAATGAACTCTATTGTGAGCGAGGAAACTACTCTTTCGTTTCCTTTAATTAATCGAGGCGGCATCGGTATGATGCAGCAAGCTTTGAAAGAAGGTATCCAAAGACAGCAGCCTCTTCTATAA